The following is a genomic window from Doryrhamphus excisus isolate RoL2022-K1 chromosome 3, RoL_Dexc_1.0, whole genome shotgun sequence.
TGTTGTCACAGTGAAGACCCCGCATTTATGACGTCAGTCATTGAAAGCCTTTTGTTACCTTGTCAGCTGTAAGTAAACCCCCAATTTACAGCCTCCTAATTTACAGTCTCCTGGCCAAAGACAGCCCAGCCCAACTAGTGGTTCAGCTAAGACGACATGTGACCTTTTAAAATGAACCCAATGCATGTGCCTTACTTCCTGTGCACCTGATCCATGGCTGTAACCTCATATCAGACCCAAGGAATCAGATAACAAGGCTCACATTTCAAGCCTTTTGTCTTCCCGCTGGTTTGAAGGTGGAGTTGTAAAACCTGAATGAGCATGTTTGCACTTCAGCAACCTTTCAATGTTGACGATCAAGCTCTCAACTATCCTCTCAAtgccttttttccccacttttagTGTCAGTAATGTGTTCAGTCATGTGATGTCGTGTTTACATCAGCAGCTGCTGACTGGATTAAGGCTGAAACATAATCCATTGCTCTGGACTCGATTAGAATGGCTGTCAGGGCACAGCAGAGCCCAGAGCTTGTTTGAGTGCAGCAgctaatgacacacacacacacacacacacacacactgtactcGCTCCATATCTGATGCAGAGCAGCTCTGTTAAGCATCCCCCTTTGAGAGAGAGAGGACGGTGGAAGGGAGGAACAGACAGGGGGGGCACCATGCTGCTGCGTCTCTTCCGAGGTGGGGTGTGTTACTCTGGAAGCAGCTTGACCACCCCTCCCTCCTTTTCCTCGTCCTGTGGGTGCTGTTGCCAGGAGTGAGCCCCCTCCACGGGATCAGCAATGACGTTCAGCTAGGTGGTGATAAGGAACacctcccctcctcctcctcctcctcgaggACTGTCCTTGTGTGCTGTGCTGAACTGCAGCGTTCATGGTGAGTTAGCATTGTGCATAAGGGACGTTTGCTGTTGGACTCTTTAGGTGTCGGAATCAGAGGGCATTGCCAGTTAACCCAGTTGGAAGACGTGCGAAAGGATGGCTCCCACGTTATATAAAAGACCCTTAGTAGAGCTCCAGGAGTCCGTGCTATATGCTGCTTGGCACTGCAAGCAGATGCACAGCAAAACATCTTTTAATAACTATATTCCACTTATATCACTTTTTGGGTAAAACTAATTGTGAACAAGTGGTTAATTATATCCTGGTTGTATCTTGTCATCTTCCTAGATACGCAGGTTTTTCTGCAGTGCAAGGTGGGAAAAACATTCACTGCACAATAAGTTTTCTTATAAAACACATGTTGATACCCAGACGTGGTAAgttttttattctcaaaattgtCATGTTTCTTGTGGCTGTAAACAACATTGTATATAGCACCACTGTTAtgattgctttgttttgtttggaatgTTGATGTACCGTAAATGCTACAATTAACGCATCTCCATTAACTACAGAGTTTCCTAGAGTGGATATGTGGTTTACGAATCATTGGCATTGATAGTGGTCTCTGTTGAAGAGATTAAGCTAAAATGTCACAGCCCTCTATTCAATTTATGACGAGCATGTGACCTGGATGGCCACAGTGTGATGGCTACTTTATATCACCAAGTAGCACCATGGAGGTGTTTACATGCGTGTTTAAAAGCTAGTTTTATGGCAGTTCATGCAATTTTTGTAGTACTACATGAATTCATCTGTGCTATTGAAGCTGTGTGGAGCAGTGTGTGCATaactgctattacaacattggttctgttgctgtgtTGTCCCATATACTTGATGACTTTGAAGAACACCAAGACCAGTGTGCAATTGTGCACGTGTGCAGCTTAGAGGGAATATTGGCTCTCATATTTGTACTCTGGTGTGCTGCCTTTTCCTCTCAAGTGGAAAAAGTAATCAGCAATCCAATAAGCTTTATTATCCATCCCTCCCGGCAAATGAAACCCATCACTGCTAGGGGTCGATGGTGAGCATGCACACTCAGTGTGCAGCTGCATGCTGAACACTCTGTCTGCATtattcactcacacacacacacacacgcacacagggaCATGTGTGATCATATTGCATGACCTATTTACAGTGGCTCTTAACTTCTAAGACGatgcatttttaacttttaaactcttatttgTGAAGTCAGCTGCCACACTCTTGACCGACACTCGAGATGTTGGAGCGATCATTAGAGAGCAGCTGGCAAATGAGCAGAGAGGGCATAGTTGTCTTTACCAACTGCCCGTCGATCCATCTGAAAGAGGTTGTTGTGTTCATTAGTGCAGTAAGATGTCCACAGCTTTGTGACAAATTGTGTATTGTTGCATTGTCAGGAATATGAAACAAAGACTGGCAGAGCTGGACCCGGCAATGTGACGTCTCCCAGGCAGAATGTAAGGAAAAACCTGGACTTTGAGCCACTCTCCACCACCGCTCTCATACTGGAGGACAGACCTGCGTATGTAAACACAATGTTTGTCTTGATAcgctagcgtttttttttttttttttacccccttcTAGAAGTGATAAAGGTACATCTGTAGCCTTATCTCAACATTCTCCTCATTctttcttatttatattttgtccTCTTTACGTATGTCTACGTATGTACTGAAAGCATGCAGGCCAGATCAATCAAATTTTGATAGAAAATGTGTAGATGAAATGTTACTACAGTACAAGTACAATTGCTGGTCTAAAAATATAAGTAAAACGTAGCTCAAGTAAAGTTGTTTTGGACATAAGCAAGCTGAGATCATAGCAGACCAGGGTTTTTGTCAGccattatttttagttttattatggtTGGGCAACAAGAAAGCATTTGTGCTCATGCATTTCAGCCATGCACAGTGTGCAACGGCACttgctgtttgaaaattaatcaTTAAAAGTATATCGGTattaaaaaatactgaaaaacaaaggtgtatgtagtattctgtcgtccactaggtgtcagtaatgtttagCTCAACTAGTACAGTCACACAAATGTTCATTGTTATGGTCTGTCTTTGAAGTAGGGCTGTCAACAATTTAagtatttgatcgtgattaatcacattttgtccatagttaactcacaattaattgtagatagaaatacgtttttatctataataaactaggggaaatctctttgtggtaaacattttgatgtgcaactacaacgataattacataaaattttatgtaaaagatTATCAATTTCTGACCTATGTTCATAGTTTATATAACTGTTATTTATTGCCATGATGTTATCCACTTATCAATTCAGCTCTGACATGTAATTCGATGTGAGAATGCTTCCAATATTTACTgctaactcttttttttatcatctgcatcggtgttagcatgataattaTCAGCAGGTCACtcgcattagcattagcactgcCATGCACCAGTGTCTGTTTGTTGAATTAGTGcatttcttattatattatatgaaaaCTTGACCAGTGCAGCAACACAAGTATTATTTAACTTAACCTTCACGTGTGTGCAGGTTCCATGTCAGGTGTTTGTATGCTTTTTGTTTGGGTAAAAACCTGAAGCAAAACTGGTCTCTTAAATGTGGCCAGGGGTTGGCGTTTCCTTCAAGTTCAGTTTCTGCTGAATTCGACAGGGTTTTGTTTTCAGCTGGGTTTGTGTTGTAACACTGTCCACATCTGTGTTTTAGAAaagatgttttgtattttatttttttactcagcGGATGTGATTTTGAATGTTGTGATAACTAAGTACAATAGTGTATACAAAACAtactaacgtttttttttttaaagaatgttATTATATACTATGTTATTACAGTAATGTGAGTACATCATTCTTGATGTTCTACCTTTGCGGCTCACCCACTGACTCACAGCATGTGCAAATGCCTTGCAGTAATCTTCCAGCTAAGCCGGCCGAGGAGGCAGAGAAACACAGACAACAATATGAAGAGATGGTGGCCCAGGCCAAGAAGAGAGGTAGATGAAGCCTTGTCATACTGTCGAAACCacattgcttttattttattgtttttaattgatgAAATCAGAGTTAAAGGAGGCCCAGAAGAGGAGGAAGCAGCTGGAGGACCGCTGTAAGCTGGAGGAGAGCATCGGCTCGGCAGCTCAGACGTGGAACCAGGAGATCTTGCCCAACTGGAGTGCCATGTTAGTCCTCTGATATTGCTTGGATCGTTCCACAGTCAAATGAGAACAAATtgcatgaatgtatgtatgttgcAGGTGCACATCTCGGCGAGTGAGGGACCTCTGGTGGCAGGGCATCCCCCCCAGTGTCAGAGGCAAAGTGTGGAGCTTGGCTGTGGGCAACGATCTCAATATCACACATGGTACCTGATACTCTGTGTGGGGGTGCGTGTGTGCCTGTCAGGGCTACTTGCAATAATCTCTCTGCAAGCTGACTGCTGGCATGCTGTGAAACACTCAGCAATTTTGGAATGGAGTATGCTCCTCTGCATCATCAAATGCACACACAGCACATTCCTTAACTGGTTTTAAACTTCTACATTTGTGTGGAGCTGTGAAACCTGTCATAGTAACACTGAGTTGTGTCAGAAAATGTCTCAATAGAGCCATCATGGTCTCCATCTTTAATTTGCCCCTGTAGAGCTCTATAACATCTGCCTGGCACGGGCGAAAGAGAAATGGACGGCGCCGGTGAGCACTCCAGAAGCTGAAAGTGAAGGTAGAGTATACCACCAGACACCTTAAGAGTGTTAAGGTGGATTGCGTCTCACGTTTTTGTGCTTCCTCTTGTAGACCAGGGCTCGTCCAATCGGGAGTCGAGCTTGGAGCTGATCAAGCTGGACATCTCCAGAACATTCCCCCAACTGTGCATCTTCCAGCAGGTCAGTGTGGACGTACCACATATATTGTATGAACACATCACTTCCTGGTCTGCTATTTCTGACCTAAATCTGTGTAATTGTTTTGTCATCAAGGGGGGGCCCTATCATGACGTGCTGCACAGCATTCTTGGAGCATACACCTGCTACCGGCCTGATGTCGGCTATGTAAGTCACAAGCTAATACAGCGAAAACCTGCTTATGTCTCTATGTAATCTAGCATTCATTTTTCCAGGCACTAAATTCGTCAGATTACTGAAATAATACTCCATTTATTTACACTTCAGCGTGGTATCATGGTATGGTAACATATTggtaacatattgcgcaactgcagggtcttgagacacatgctaactcgcaaactagagagctagcgacctaaacggtagccttcaagttatttcctttaaacttaaatagccaaaaacttaccacttccgcacggatagggaggataactattaattaACTGTATTattacagttatttaacctttaacatgaacattaatcaaacgtaataattttttctgggtacatgataccatacagcatccatatcaaacttgcgcgggacgcactaacattaaactttcatatcaaggcgggggcctcaaactagtgtcctgcgggccacatatggcccacGTTGTAGAGTGtttaaaagtgagtacacccctcggGTTTCCGCAAATATTTCCGATATCTTTTCACATGACAACTAGCTGTGGAGCTATTGAAGCTATATGACTACTTTACATTATATCAGTGTCACTTGTCCTGTGAAAGGATGTCAAATATTAGCAGAAATGTCAGTGGTGTACTCATCTTTGTTGAAAGTTGAAAGGAGTTCATCAGCGGTTTGGAACCTCCCACACAACACTCAATATAGCGTGACATTGTCTAAAGTTAGCAGTTAGCGTCGCTGTGGTTGGAACAATATCTTTAGGTGATGAATTTCCACTACATGACACTCGTGAAAGCCTC
Proteins encoded in this region:
- the tbc1d14 gene encoding TBC1 domain family member 14 isoform X6: MEYETKTGRAGPGNVTSPRQNVRKNLDFEPLSTTALILEDRPANLPAKPAEEAEKHRQQYEEMVAQAKKRELKEAQKRRKQLEDRCKLEESIGSAAQTWNQEILPNWSAMCTSRRVRDLWWQGIPPSVRGKVWSLAVGNDLNITHELYNICLARAKEKWTAPVSTPEAESEDQGSSNRESSLELIKLDISRTFPQLCIFQQGGPYHDVLHSILGAYTCYRPDVGYVQGMSFIAAVLILNLDTADAFIAFANLLNKPCQMAFFRVDHSLMLTYFAAFEVFFEENLPKLFAHFKNNNLTPDIYLIDWIFTLYSKSLPLDLACRVWDVFCRDGEEFLFRTALGLLRLFQDVLTGMDFIHMAQFLTRLPDLIPAEQLFQHIAAVHMTSRNRKWPLVLQTLQKDPERGSPVLKR